One segment of Chloroflexota bacterium DNA contains the following:
- a CDS encoding PAC2 family protein, with the protein MLLVALSGWPDAGQAASGALEYLIMKWAPRRFAELDASRAYVQTNNRPRNKITRGGQRRLIWPTFACYALPVPQAPRDIVLVLGPEPDLRWRTCSNALIDLAQELGCETIVTLGAYLAPTSHAGAVTLTGRGTSPELRRALSALGLRDGKYEGPTGFLTVLQEEAVQRDIAAASVWAASPVYLRDLSNPKLSAALLGIVEKVLRVDLHLTELDVAGRDLERRIDGELEGRPDLQRFVRRLASDTDFDFSEMSDAEEILDDLEQYLQRLRGDEDED; encoded by the coding sequence GTGCTGCTCGTCGCCCTCTCCGGCTGGCCGGACGCCGGTCAGGCCGCCAGTGGCGCGCTCGAGTACTTGATCATGAAATGGGCGCCGCGCCGGTTCGCCGAGCTCGACGCCAGCCGCGCCTACGTCCAGACCAACAACCGCCCCCGCAACAAGATCACGCGGGGCGGTCAGCGGCGGCTGATCTGGCCGACGTTCGCCTGCTACGCCCTGCCGGTCCCCCAGGCCCCGCGTGACATCGTCCTGGTGCTCGGCCCCGAGCCAGACCTGCGCTGGCGCACCTGCTCGAACGCCTTGATCGACCTCGCCCAGGAGCTTGGCTGCGAGACGATCGTCACCCTCGGCGCGTACCTCGCCCCGACCTCGCACGCTGGCGCCGTCACCCTGACCGGGCGCGGCACCAGCCCGGAGCTGCGCCGGGCGCTCTCGGCGCTCGGCCTGCGCGACGGCAAGTACGAGGGGCCGACCGGCTTCCTGACCGTGCTCCAGGAGGAGGCAGTCCAGCGCGACATCGCGGCGGCGTCCGTCTGGGCGGCCAGCCCGGTCTACCTGCGGGATCTCTCGAACCCGAAGCTCTCGGCGGCGCTGCTCGGGATCGTCGAGAAGGTGCTGCGCGTCGATCTCCACCTGACCGAGCTGGACGTGGCCGGGCGCGATCTCGAACGGCGCATCGACGGCGAGCTGGAGGGGCGGCCGGACCTCCAGCGGTTCGTGCGGCGGCTGGCCAGCGACACCGACTTCGACTTCTCCGAGATGTCGGACGCCGAGGAGATCCTGGACGATCTGGAGCAGTACCTCCAGCGGCTGCGCGGCGACGAAGACGAGGACTGA
- a CDS encoding YceI family protein, with the protein MRGFLSSFGQGRARTASAGTDHTVPSRGPVSGRAGRAVLATAIAASLLLPFAASGPTVAAAATGPGLAESTARPAQLAEGMTRLALIPGENEARYIMTITTLGQPPKQAACTTRAVTGEIVLAADGSVVQELSKISLDQRTLKCAAPLRDAQAQNLLQTKDFPMAEFIIQSAPGLPAPLPTGDTAFQLIGNQSVKGQVRPTAYDTVANLTPEGMIGTARTTLKMSQFGITPPSIGPLLQVSDDMIAEVDLKTTIASAVAGAPAADPSAADPSAADPSAAPAP; encoded by the coding sequence ATGCGAGGGTTTCTCTCGTCGTTCGGTCAGGGGCGCGCGCGGACCGCGTCGGCTGGCACTGACCACACCGTCCCCAGCCGTGGTCCGGTCAGCGGTCGGGCCGGGCGCGCCGTTCTGGCGACAGCCATTGCCGCCAGCCTGCTGCTGCCGTTCGCCGCCTCCGGCCCGACCGTGGCCGCCGCCGCGACCGGCCCCGGCCTCGCCGAGAGCACGGCCCGTCCGGCCCAGCTTGCCGAGGGGATGACCCGGCTCGCGCTGATCCCAGGCGAGAACGAGGCCCGCTACATCATGACCATCACCACCCTCGGCCAGCCGCCGAAGCAGGCTGCCTGCACCACGCGGGCCGTCACTGGCGAGATCGTGCTGGCAGCGGATGGCTCGGTGGTGCAGGAGCTGTCGAAGATCTCGCTTGACCAGCGCACGCTCAAGTGCGCCGCGCCCCTGCGGGACGCACAGGCCCAGAACCTGCTGCAGACCAAGGACTTCCCGATGGCCGAGTTCATCATTCAGAGCGCGCCGGGCCTGCCCGCGCCGCTGCCGACCGGCGACACGGCGTTCCAGCTCATCGGTAACCAGAGCGTGAAGGGGCAGGTCCGCCCGACAGCCTACGACACCGTCGCCAACCTGACGCCCGAGGGGATGATTGGGACGGCCCGCACCACCCTCAAGATGTCGCAGTTCGGCATCACCCCGCCGAGCATCGGGCCACTCCTCCAGGTCTCGGACGACATGATCGCCGAGGTGGACCTGAAGACGACCATCGCCAGCGCGGTGGCCGGCGCGCCGGCCGCCGACCCGTCCGCCGCCGATCCGTCCGCCGCCGATCCGTCGGCCGCGCCCGCGCCGTAA